A genomic window from Halorussus rarus includes:
- a CDS encoding DUF7344 domain-containing protein, with the protein MSDADSGVGGNERNAGPNFDAADDCTLNRAFDLLRDQRRRHALKTLYATDETVLSIDGLADRVLDRDPDAVDRDTVLVGLHHDTLPRLADAGVVDFDSRTETVRYRGSELLDDVLTVLDEE; encoded by the coding sequence ATGTCTGACGCTGATTCCGGAGTCGGTGGAAACGAACGCAACGCCGGACCGAACTTCGATGCGGCGGACGACTGCACGCTGAACCGGGCGTTCGACCTCCTTCGCGATCAACGGCGGCGCCACGCCCTGAAGACGCTGTACGCGACCGACGAGACGGTGCTGTCGATCGACGGTCTCGCCGACCGGGTGCTCGACCGGGACCCCGACGCCGTCGACCGCGACACCGTGCTGGTCGGACTCCACCACGACACCCTTCCGCGATTGGCGGACGCCGGCGTCGTCGACTTCGACTCGCGGACCGAGACCGTCCGGTATCGCGGAAGCGAACTGCTCGACGACGTTCTGACCGTCCTCGACGAGGAATGA
- a CDS encoding HEAT repeat domain-containing protein, with product MTINGTRWTIGWSPKQVIVGFLIGGVVVGAMAEAVGAFAFVGLLAGVGTWLWGRSEVNSKYLSLLEDFRDGSRRQIERETGGMEVSSAHTFVSASGDSPALIEPARTYRTAHLLFGDTSIVVNRQYEFDMKERTQRKGGKQQEVFYDQISNVQSEDYKNYAELQISLSSGDTEHIRGRDTAGIDEVKSDLQQKMRDARRAARRPQEPSAPAATRTPAGGAAGARGAAPASESAAPGGGASGTPTASDGASDGTARAGDETGRAAPGTDAGSAVAEADDGAVSTDWLAETPDDPTLAVRNDGVDAESVRVGCRADGEEELADDVRLAPGETAEWESFTEAIRFEVAVIVRDGPTAGKRFDLREEDSAEIQVSVTDADVAFGDVEPSPTPPTGDGSTAASSRAPDSAPDGEDDRTVADADTAQADAGSATSDAGSTTDDDASGGSSSSSIADKVFGESGGESATDAGTDESDGDDATDEPESWDSAAELSAAVRESASRDRVVRLTEFLDAPAADERLAAAAGLRESVSAYPDPVARSVSDLAALLDEDDQELREAAMGTLRGLAKNRPDAAAAATDACVDRLDDESPKIRTAACRVLEAVEATEATGALDRLADEDEHKGVQVAAFQAVQSLDG from the coding sequence ATGACGATAAACGGCACGCGGTGGACGATCGGGTGGAGTCCCAAGCAGGTCATCGTCGGCTTCCTGATAGGCGGGGTCGTGGTGGGCGCGATGGCCGAAGCGGTCGGCGCGTTCGCGTTCGTCGGCCTGCTCGCGGGCGTGGGGACGTGGCTCTGGGGTCGGAGCGAGGTCAACTCGAAGTACCTGTCGCTGCTGGAGGACTTCCGCGACGGGAGCCGCCGGCAGATCGAGCGCGAGACCGGCGGGATGGAGGTGTCGTCGGCCCACACGTTCGTCAGCGCGAGCGGCGACTCGCCCGCGCTCATCGAACCCGCCCGGACCTACCGGACGGCCCATCTGCTGTTCGGTGACACGTCGATCGTCGTGAACCGCCAGTACGAGTTCGACATGAAGGAGCGGACCCAGCGCAAGGGCGGCAAACAGCAGGAGGTGTTCTACGACCAGATCTCCAACGTCCAGTCGGAGGACTACAAGAACTACGCCGAACTCCAGATCTCGCTGTCGAGCGGCGACACCGAGCACATACGCGGCCGCGACACCGCCGGCATCGACGAGGTGAAATCCGACCTCCAGCAGAAGATGCGCGACGCCCGCCGCGCCGCCCGGCGGCCCCAGGAACCGAGCGCGCCCGCAGCGACGCGGACGCCCGCCGGTGGGGCGGCGGGCGCACGCGGGGCGGCACCTGCGAGCGAGTCGGCCGCGCCCGGTGGGGGAGCGTCGGGGACGCCGACAGCCAGCGATGGAGCGAGCGACGGCACCGCCCGGGCGGGCGACGAGACGGGACGGGCGGCCCCCGGGACCGACGCCGGGTCGGCGGTCGCGGAAGCCGACGACGGCGCCGTCTCGACCGATTGGCTGGCCGAGACGCCCGACGACCCCACGCTCGCGGTCCGGAACGACGGGGTCGACGCCGAGTCGGTCCGGGTGGGCTGTCGGGCGGACGGCGAGGAGGAACTGGCCGACGACGTCCGCCTGGCGCCCGGCGAGACCGCCGAGTGGGAGTCGTTCACCGAGGCGATCCGGTTCGAGGTCGCGGTCATCGTCAGGGACGGCCCCACCGCCGGCAAGCGGTTCGACCTCCGCGAGGAGGACTCCGCCGAGATTCAGGTCTCGGTGACCGACGCGGACGTCGCGTTCGGCGACGTCGAGCCGTCTCCGACCCCGCCGACCGGCGACGGCTCGACCGCCGCGTCGTCACGCGCGCCCGACTCGGCTCCGGACGGGGAGGACGACCGGACGGTCGCGGACGCCGACACTGCGCAGGCAGACGCCGGCAGTGCGACTTCAGACGCAGGTTCGACGACCGACGACGACGCGTCCGGCGGGTCGTCCTCGTCGAGCATCGCCGACAAGGTGTTCGGCGAATCAGGGGGCGAGAGCGCGACCGACGCCGGGACGGACGAGTCGGACGGCGACGACGCGACCGACGAACCCGAATCGTGGGACAGCGCCGCGGAACTCTCGGCCGCGGTCCGGGAGTCGGCGTCGCGCGACCGCGTGGTGCGGCTGACCGAGTTCCTCGACGCGCCGGCCGCGGACGAGCGGCTGGCCGCGGCCGCCGGGCTCCGGGAGTCGGTGTCGGCGTACCCGGACCCGGTCGCCAGGTCGGTGTCGGACCTCGCGGCGCTGCTCGACGAGGACGACCAGGAGCTCCGGGAGGCGGCGATGGGGACGCTCCGGGGGCTGGCGAAGAACCGGCCGGACGCGGCCGCGGCGGCCACTGACGCCTGCGTCGACCGGCTCGACGACGAGAGCCCGAAGATCCGGACCGCCGCGTGCCGCGTCCTCGAGGCGGTCGAGGCGACCGAGGCCACCGGGGCGCTCGACCGCCTCGCGGACGAGGACGAGCACAAGGGGGTCCAGGTCGCGGCGTTCCAGGCGGTCCAGTCGCTCGACGGGTGA
- a CDS encoding valine--tRNA ligase codes for MTDVPDSYDPERVEPKWQEEWQGSEIYHPEGEPDYVVDTPPPYPTGKLHLGHALGWSYMDFAARFHRLVGDEVLFPQGWDCHGLPTEVKVEEEHDIHRTEISREEFRDLCVDLSERRIDSMKETMRSLGFSQDWEAEYRTMDTDYWEKTQRSFVEMAQGDEEESYVYRDEHPVNWCPRCETAIADAEVENIDREGTLHYVTFPGVDNDDIEIATTRPELLAACVGMAVDPDDERYADRVGETFEVPLFGQEVELVADDDVDGDFGTGAVMICTFGDKQDVDWWAEHDLDLRPVFTEDGRLNDLAGEYEGLTVEEAKGIIADDLEEEGYLEDTEPTEQSVGACWRCDTPIEILSKEQWFVEVRQDEILEKAREVEWIPEHMYDRLEDWTEGMEWDWVISRQRVFATPIPAWFCANDDCEHVHVASVDELPLDPTERDPQVGECPECGGTDWEGETDVMDTWMDSSISPMHVQGWPDGEFAPTTLRQQGHDIIRTWAFYTLLRVTALEDEIPWEQALVNGMVFGEDGHKMSKSRGNAVGPEEAIEEYSADSVRQALALGGQPGSDIQFQWKEVTSASRFLTKFWNIFQFSVEHFDEDTPDVEAPAYRDADRWILSKLSRTVDAVEADMREYRFDAALRTLRQFVWEDLADDYLELVKGRLYEGRPGERNAARHALYTAVSASVRMLAPFSPHFADEVYSYLPGTDGSVHAAAWPDVAFEGDEEAERKGDLIAAVASEIRAWKSDAGMALNADLDRVEVYSDQGRGWDTYDLSEAVNAPVYPEEGRPSVELVPVGVDPDHSVIGPQFRDRAGQVVAALESADFNTLKNQKEIEGEITLEVDGEEVAIDGDAVEIEEEYRAESGEEVEVLETDDATVLVFP; via the coding sequence ATGACGGACGTTCCCGACAGCTACGACCCGGAGCGAGTCGAACCGAAGTGGCAGGAGGAGTGGCAGGGCTCCGAGATATACCACCCCGAGGGCGAGCCCGACTACGTCGTCGACACCCCGCCGCCGTACCCGACCGGCAAGCTCCACCTCGGCCACGCGCTGGGCTGGAGCTACATGGACTTCGCCGCCCGGTTCCACCGGCTGGTCGGCGACGAGGTGCTGTTCCCGCAGGGGTGGGACTGCCACGGGCTCCCGACCGAGGTGAAGGTCGAGGAGGAGCACGACATCCACCGCACCGAGATCTCCCGCGAGGAGTTCCGCGACCTCTGCGTCGACCTCTCGGAGCGCCGCATCGACAGCATGAAGGAGACGATGCGGTCGCTCGGGTTCTCCCAGGACTGGGAGGCCGAGTACCGAACGATGGACACTGACTACTGGGAGAAGACCCAGCGGTCGTTCGTCGAGATGGCGCAGGGCGACGAGGAGGAGAGTTACGTCTACCGCGACGAGCACCCCGTCAACTGGTGCCCGCGCTGCGAGACCGCCATCGCCGACGCCGAGGTCGAGAACATCGACCGCGAGGGGACGCTCCACTACGTCACCTTCCCCGGGGTCGACAACGACGACATCGAGATCGCCACGACGCGTCCCGAACTGCTGGCGGCCTGCGTCGGCATGGCGGTCGACCCCGACGACGAGCGCTACGCCGACCGGGTCGGCGAGACGTTCGAGGTCCCGCTGTTCGGCCAGGAGGTCGAACTCGTGGCCGACGACGACGTCGACGGCGACTTCGGGACCGGGGCGGTGATGATCTGCACGTTCGGCGACAAGCAGGACGTCGACTGGTGGGCCGAGCACGACCTCGACCTCCGGCCGGTGTTCACCGAGGACGGCCGGCTCAACGACCTCGCGGGCGAGTACGAGGGTCTGACCGTCGAGGAAGCGAAGGGAATCATCGCCGACGACCTCGAGGAGGAGGGCTACCTCGAGGACACCGAGCCCACCGAGCAGTCGGTCGGCGCCTGCTGGCGCTGCGACACGCCCATCGAGATCCTGAGCAAGGAGCAGTGGTTCGTCGAGGTCCGCCAGGACGAGATCTTAGAGAAGGCCCGGGAGGTCGAGTGGATCCCCGAGCACATGTACGACCGCCTGGAGGACTGGACCGAGGGGATGGAGTGGGACTGGGTCATCTCCCGCCAGCGCGTGTTCGCCACGCCCATCCCGGCGTGGTTCTGCGCGAACGACGACTGCGAGCACGTCCACGTCGCGAGCGTCGACGAACTGCCGCTCGACCCCACCGAGCGGGACCCGCAGGTCGGCGAGTGCCCCGAGTGCGGCGGGACCGACTGGGAGGGCGAGACCGACGTGATGGACACCTGGATGGACTCCTCGATCTCGCCGATGCACGTCCAGGGGTGGCCCGACGGGGAGTTTGCGCCGACGACGCTCCGCCAGCAGGGCCACGACATCATCCGGACGTGGGCGTTCTACACGCTCCTGCGGGTCACCGCGCTCGAGGACGAGATCCCGTGGGAGCAGGCGCTGGTCAACGGCATGGTGTTCGGCGAGGACGGCCACAAGATGAGCAAGTCCCGGGGCAACGCGGTCGGCCCCGAGGAGGCCATCGAGGAGTACAGCGCCGACTCGGTCCGGCAGGCGCTGGCGCTGGGCGGCCAGCCCGGCAGCGACATCCAGTTCCAGTGGAAGGAGGTCACCTCGGCGTCGCGGTTCCTCACCAAGTTCTGGAACATCTTCCAGTTCTCGGTCGAGCACTTCGACGAGGACACTCCCGACGTCGAGGCGCCGGCGTACCGCGACGCCGACAGGTGGATCCTCTCGAAGCTCTCGCGGACCGTCGACGCGGTCGAGGCCGACATGCGCGAGTACCGCTTCGACGCCGCGCTGCGAACCCTCAGGCAGTTCGTCTGGGAGGACCTGGCCGACGACTACCTCGAACTCGTGAAGGGTCGGCTCTACGAGGGTCGGCCCGGCGAGCGCAACGCCGCCCGCCACGCCCTCTACACCGCGGTCTCGGCGTCGGTCCGGATGCTCGCGCCGTTCTCGCCCCACTTCGCCGACGAGGTGTACAGCTACCTCCCCGGCACCGACGGGAGCGTCCACGCCGCCGCGTGGCCCGACGTCGCGTTCGAGGGCGACGAGGAGGCCGAGCGCAAGGGCGACCTCATCGCGGCGGTCGCCAGCGAGATCCGGGCCTGGAAGTCCGACGCCGGGATGGCGCTCAACGCCGACCTCGACCGCGTCGAGGTGTACTCCGACCAGGGCCGCGGGTGGGACACCTACGACCTGAGCGAGGCGGTCAACGCTCCGGTCTACCCCGAGGAGGGCCGACCGAGCGTCGAACTCGTCCCGGTGGGCGTCGACCCCGACCACAGCGTCATCGGCCCGCAGTTCCGCGACAGAGCGGGACAGGTCGTCGCCGCGTTAGAGTCGGCGGACTTCAACACGCTCAAGAACCAGAAGGAGATCGAGGGCGAGATCACGCTCGAGGTCGACGGCGAGGAGGTCGCCATCGACGGCGACGCCGTCGAGATCGAGGAGGAGTACCGCGCCGAGAGCGGCGAGGAGGTCGAGGTGCTGGAGACCGACGACGCGACGGTGCTCGTCTTCCCGTAG
- the gnd gene encoding phosphogluconate dehydrogenase (NAD(+)-dependent, decarboxylating), producing the protein MQLGVIGLGRMGRIVVDRVLDAGHDVVAFDLDEEAVASAAEAGATPADSVVDLAERLGDEKRIWLMVPAGEAVDAALDDLEPRLTDEDVVVDGGNSHFEDSVRRAESTPAAYLDCGTSGGPAGAELGFSLMVGGPEWAYEELTPVFDAVATGPMGHDRMGPAGSGHYVKMVHNGVEYALMQAYGEGFELLAEGRYDLDLETVARTWNNGAVIRSWLLELCEEAFREEGADLGDVDDYVAGGSTGTWTVQEALEREVPVPLIYQALGERFGSRAREDGRFSRRLANRLRYGFGRHEVARREE; encoded by the coding sequence ATGCAACTGGGCGTCATCGGACTGGGCCGGATGGGCCGCATCGTCGTCGACCGGGTGCTCGACGCGGGCCACGACGTGGTGGCCTTCGACCTCGACGAGGAGGCCGTCGCGTCGGCCGCCGAGGCGGGCGCGACCCCCGCAGACTCGGTGGTCGACCTCGCCGAGCGACTGGGCGACGAGAAGCGCATCTGGCTGATGGTGCCCGCCGGAGAGGCGGTCGACGCCGCGCTCGACGACCTCGAGCCGCGCCTGACCGACGAGGACGTCGTCGTCGACGGCGGCAACTCCCACTTCGAGGACTCGGTGCGCCGGGCCGAGTCGACCCCGGCGGCGTACCTCGACTGCGGCACCTCCGGCGGGCCCGCGGGCGCGGAACTGGGCTTCTCGCTGATGGTCGGCGGGCCCGAGTGGGCCTACGAGGAGCTGACTCCCGTCTTCGACGCGGTGGCCACCGGCCCGATGGGCCACGACCGGATGGGGCCGGCGGGGTCGGGGCACTACGTCAAGATGGTCCACAACGGCGTCGAGTACGCGCTGATGCAGGCCTACGGAGAGGGGTTCGAGCTGCTCGCGGAGGGCCGGTACGACCTCGACCTCGAGACGGTCGCCCGGACGTGGAACAACGGCGCGGTCATCCGGTCGTGGCTGCTCGAACTCTGCGAGGAGGCGTTCCGCGAGGAGGGCGCCGACCTCGGCGACGTCGACGACTACGTCGCCGGCGGGTCGACCGGGACGTGGACCGTCCAGGAGGCGCTGGAACGCGAGGTGCCCGTCCCGCTCATCTACCAGGCGCTCGGCGAGCGGTTCGGCTCCCGGGCCCGCGAGGACGGTCGGTTCTCCCGCCGGCTGGCCAACCGGCTGCGGTACGGGTTCGGTCGCCACGAGGTCGCGCGCCGCGAGGAGTAG
- a CDS encoding DUF6920 family protein: MRRNAALKLLGALGAGAAAVRVAEFRRDRTVARRVDDLLSAADRRSGETFSADDLDGLPDPVRRYFETVLDEGQPSVRSVRLEQRGEFRLGGATGSWKPLAATQHFTVDPPGFVWDAEIELFPLVSTRVVDAYAAGEGSLRATVLGAIPVAEAEPSPALNEGELLRYLAEAVWFPTALLPGRGVTWEAVDDRSARATVTDRGTTASLVFRFDDRNRVERVHAEGRYRAEDDAFVPWTGYFRDYRERNGMEIPTAAEVEWNLPEGDSSYWRASVTEIDHRTGRGDADFDGDRE; encoded by the coding sequence ATGAGACGAAACGCCGCCCTGAAACTCCTCGGCGCGCTCGGCGCCGGGGCCGCCGCGGTTCGCGTCGCCGAGTTCCGCCGCGACCGAACGGTAGCTCGCCGGGTGGACGACCTGCTCTCGGCCGCCGACCGCCGCTCCGGGGAAACCTTCTCCGCGGACGACCTCGACGGACTCCCCGACCCCGTCCGGCGGTACTTCGAGACCGTCCTCGACGAGGGCCAGCCGTCCGTCCGGTCGGTCCGGTTGGAGCAGCGCGGCGAGTTCCGCCTCGGCGGCGCGACGGGGTCGTGGAAACCGCTCGCGGCCACCCAGCACTTCACCGTCGACCCGCCGGGGTTCGTCTGGGACGCCGAGATCGAGCTGTTCCCGCTGGTCTCGACCCGGGTCGTCGACGCCTACGCCGCCGGCGAAGGGTCGCTGCGGGCCACCGTGCTCGGGGCGATTCCGGTCGCCGAGGCCGAGCCGAGTCCCGCACTGAACGAGGGCGAACTGCTTCGGTATCTGGCCGAGGCGGTCTGGTTCCCGACGGCCCTGCTGCCGGGGCGGGGCGTGACCTGGGAGGCCGTCGACGACCGGTCGGCCAGGGCGACAGTTACCGACCGCGGGACGACCGCGTCGCTGGTCTTCCGCTTCGACGACCGAAATCGGGTCGAGCGCGTCCACGCGGAGGGGCGCTACCGGGCGGAGGACGACGCCTTCGTCCCGTGGACCGGCTACTTCCGCGACTACCGGGAGCGCAACGGGATGGAGATTCCGACCGCCGCCGAGGTGGAGTGGAACCTGCCCGAGGGCGATTCGAGCTACTGGCGCGCGAGCGTGACCGAAATCGACCACCGGACCGGTCGCGGGGACGCCGATTTCGACGGCGACCGCGAGTGA
- a CDS encoding matrixin family metalloprotease has product MWRTLFVAALLVLAGCATVAPRDGADGGSVDRRAFAPGETPDRPNPWGERELTVAINNTANESRNFRPLVQRALDFWANNSTRYAGFPLDYELDPNASDPDLVVEFVDGIESCANVTDPAGCAPYVTHRGQISRPVSVEVRGSYSNESTLLILKHELGHTLGLNHSSEPRSVMAPSSALTSLPRPNATERRLPWEDANFSVYLDASEAEDAAAARAQVRHALDYYAGGADGTVPANVSFEFVDDRSAAEVVVTLDDDLPCRTGDTGSCGRVRGVDPDGDGALERYDTLRITVGGIDTDAVGWHVAYWLGYGFGFQEDSEWPAPLRGATYDERRSDWWDS; this is encoded by the coding sequence ATGTGGCGAACACTGTTCGTCGCTGCCCTCCTCGTGCTCGCGGGGTGCGCCACCGTGGCGCCCCGCGACGGGGCGGACGGGGGTTCGGTGGACCGGCGGGCGTTCGCGCCGGGGGAGACGCCGGATCGGCCGAATCCGTGGGGGGAGCGGGAGCTGACGGTCGCGATCAACAACACCGCCAACGAGTCGCGGAACTTCCGGCCGCTCGTGCAGCGCGCGCTCGACTTCTGGGCGAACAACAGCACGCGCTACGCCGGGTTCCCCCTCGACTACGAACTCGACCCCAACGCGTCGGACCCCGACCTGGTCGTCGAGTTCGTCGACGGCATCGAGTCGTGCGCCAACGTCACCGACCCGGCGGGCTGCGCGCCGTACGTCACCCACCGCGGGCAGATCTCCCGGCCGGTGTCCGTCGAGGTTCGGGGGTCGTACTCCAACGAGTCGACGCTGCTCATCCTGAAGCACGAGCTCGGCCACACGCTCGGGCTGAACCACTCCAGCGAGCCCCGGTCGGTGATGGCGCCCTCGTCGGCGCTGACCTCGCTGCCGCGGCCCAACGCCACCGAGCGTCGGCTGCCGTGGGAGGACGCCAACTTCTCGGTGTACCTCGACGCGAGCGAGGCTGAAGACGCGGCGGCGGCCCGCGCCCAGGTCCGCCACGCCCTCGACTACTACGCCGGGGGCGCCGACGGGACCGTCCCCGCGAACGTCTCGTTCGAGTTCGTCGACGACCGGAGCGCCGCCGAGGTGGTGGTGACGCTCGACGACGACCTGCCCTGCCGGACCGGCGACACGGGCTCGTGCGGCCGGGTCCGGGGCGTCGACCCGGACGGCGACGGCGCGCTAGAGCGCTACGACACCCTCCGCATCACGGTGGGCGGCATCGACACCGATGCGGTGGGCTGGCACGTCGCCTACTGGCTGGGCTACGGCTTCGGCTTCCAGGAGGATTCGGAGTGGCCCGCGCCGCTCCGGGGCGCGACCTACGACGAGCGGCGGAGCGACTGGTGGGACTCGTAG
- a CDS encoding aminopeptidase: protein MDQRIHEHAAVLVDWSARIEAGDDVVLRVDEGAHDLAVAVAEKLGERGANYLATYVSDEVEAAFVGSHEGDFEQDPDFEVAMLERADAVLSLRGQTNTAAKAAAPGERRSAYKKSRTRIKELRMDTDWVSTVHPTRAHAQDAGMGYEEYRDFVYDAVLRDWESLADEMANMKDLLDAGSEVRLVKEDTDLSMSIADRTAVNSAASVAYDSHNLPSGEVFTAPYDPEGEVYFDVPMTHDGARIRDVRLTFEDGEVVDWSAEVGEQALDDVFATDEGARRLGELGIGMNRGIDRFTDSILFDEKMGDTVHLAVGRAYSSCLPEGEEGNQSAVHVDMITDVSEDSRLEIDGEVVQRNGRFRWEDGFEG from the coding sequence ATGGACCAGCGAATCCACGAGCACGCCGCGGTGCTCGTCGACTGGAGCGCCCGCATCGAGGCCGGCGACGACGTGGTGCTGCGCGTCGACGAGGGCGCCCACGACCTCGCGGTCGCCGTGGCCGAGAAGTTGGGCGAGCGGGGCGCGAACTACCTCGCGACCTACGTCTCCGACGAGGTGGAGGCGGCGTTCGTGGGGAGCCACGAAGGCGACTTCGAACAGGACCCCGACTTCGAGGTGGCGATGCTCGAGCGCGCCGACGCGGTGCTGTCGCTCCGCGGGCAGACCAACACCGCCGCGAAGGCCGCCGCGCCGGGCGAACGCCGCTCGGCGTACAAGAAGTCCCGGACCCGCATCAAGGAGCTCCGGATGGACACCGACTGGGTCTCGACCGTCCATCCGACCCGCGCCCACGCCCAGGACGCCGGCATGGGCTACGAGGAGTACCGGGACTTCGTCTACGACGCCGTCCTGCGCGACTGGGAGAGCCTCGCCGACGAGATGGCTAACATGAAGGACCTGCTCGACGCGGGCAGCGAGGTCCGCCTGGTCAAGGAGGACACCGACCTCTCCATGTCCATCGCGGACCGGACGGCGGTCAACAGCGCCGCGTCGGTCGCCTACGACTCGCACAACCTCCCGAGCGGTGAGGTGTTCACCGCGCCGTACGACCCCGAGGGCGAGGTGTACTTCGACGTGCCGATGACCCACGACGGCGCCCGCATCCGGGACGTCCGCCTCACGTTCGAGGACGGCGAGGTCGTCGACTGGTCGGCGGAGGTCGGCGAGCAGGCCCTCGACGACGTCTTCGCCACCGACGAGGGCGCCCGCCGGCTCGGCGAACTCGGCATCGGGATGAACCGCGGCATCGACCGGTTCACCGACAGCATCCTCTTCGACGAGAAGATGGGCGACACGGTCCACCTCGCGGTCGGTCGGGCCTACTCGTCGTGTCTGCCCGAGGGCGAGGAGGGCAACCAGAGCGCGGTCCACGTCGACATGATCACGGACGTGAGCGAGGACTCGCGACTGGAGATCGACGGCGAGGTCGTCCAGCGGAACGGCCGGTTCCGGTGGGAGGACGGTTTCGAGGGCTAG
- the cca gene encoding CCA tRNA nucleotidyltransferase: MTGEDDEFEEVVAAVRERIDPDERERARMREVAAALTERAEEAVADLPVDADAIQVGSTARGTWISGDRDVDLFVRFPADVDREELESYGLAVGHAVLPGGREEYAEHPYVTGEYDGFDVDLVPCYRLDAATDIRSAVDRTPFHNEYLAARLDDELAGDVRLFKQFLKGIGAYGSDLRTRGFSGYLTELLVLEYGSVRDVLAAAADDWHPPVRFDPEDHGRVEFDDPLVVVDPTDPERNVAAVCAAENVARLQHYARELLEEPREKLFFPDPTEPLSANEVREEVEARGTTPVAVRFEAPDVVEDQLYPQLRKSLAGIWDGLDRRGFDVLRATTFADESAVLFAELEVAERPAVERHEGPPVHVRQHAEGFYGKYADERGSSSPATRSQDADGPKAYGPFVDGDRYVVERAREFETAEDFLRSDALRDVALGVRVESALEDGYDVLVGDEVAGLAGEFGAELAGYFDPRP, translated from the coding sequence ATGACCGGCGAGGACGACGAGTTCGAGGAGGTGGTGGCCGCGGTGCGCGAGCGAATCGACCCCGACGAGCGCGAGCGCGCCCGGATGCGCGAAGTCGCGGCGGCGCTGACCGAGCGCGCCGAGGAGGCCGTCGCGGACCTGCCGGTGGACGCCGACGCGATCCAGGTCGGCAGCACCGCCCGCGGGACGTGGATCAGCGGCGACCGCGACGTCGACCTCTTCGTCCGGTTCCCCGCCGACGTCGACCGCGAGGAGCTGGAGTCCTACGGGCTGGCGGTGGGCCACGCCGTCCTGCCGGGCGGCCGCGAGGAGTACGCCGAGCACCCCTACGTTACCGGCGAGTACGACGGCTTCGACGTCGACCTCGTGCCGTGCTACCGGCTCGACGCCGCGACCGACATCCGGTCTGCGGTCGACCGGACGCCGTTCCACAACGAGTACCTCGCGGCCAGGCTGGACGACGAGCTCGCCGGCGACGTCCGGCTGTTCAAACAGTTCCTCAAGGGCATCGGCGCGTACGGCAGCGACCTCCGGACCCGGGGGTTCTCGGGCTACCTGACCGAACTGCTGGTCCTGGAGTACGGTAGCGTCCGGGACGTACTCGCGGCCGCGGCCGACGACTGGCACCCGCCGGTCCGGTTCGACCCCGAGGACCACGGCCGGGTCGAGTTCGACGACCCCCTCGTGGTCGTCGACCCGACCGACCCCGAGCGCAACGTGGCGGCGGTCTGCGCCGCCGAGAACGTCGCGCGCCTCCAGCACTACGCCCGCGAGCTGCTCGAGGAACCGCGGGAGAAGCTGTTCTTCCCCGACCCGACCGAGCCGCTCTCCGCGAACGAGGTGCGCGAAGAGGTCGAAGCCCGCGGGACGACGCCGGTCGCGGTCCGGTTCGAGGCCCCCGACGTCGTGGAAGACCAGCTCTACCCCCAGCTCCGGAAGTCGCTGGCCGGGATTTGGGACGGACTCGACCGCCGGGGGTTCGACGTGCTCCGCGCGACGACCTTCGCCGACGAGTCGGCGGTCCTGTTCGCCGAGCTCGAGGTCGCCGAGCGCCCCGCGGTCGAGCGCCACGAGGGGCCGCCGGTCCACGTCCGGCAGCACGCCGAGGGGTTCTACGGGAAGTACGCCGACGAGCGGGGCTCATCGAGCCCCGCGACGCGGTCGCAGGACGCAGACGGCCCGAAAGCGTACGGCCCCTTCGTCGACGGCGACCGGTACGTCGTCGAGCGCGCCCGGGAGTTCGAGACCGCCGAGGACTTCCTCCGGAGCGACGCCCTCCGCGACGTGGCGCTGGGGGTCAGGGTCGAGTCGGCGCTGGAAGACGGCTACGACGTGCTGGTCGGCGACGAGGTCGCGGGGCTCGCGGGCGAGTTCGGCGCCGAACTCGCCGGCTACTTCGACCCCCGGCCGTGA